The proteins below are encoded in one region of Arenibacter algicola:
- a CDS encoding TrkH family potassium uptake protein, which translates to MGLNSKIIFHLMGLLLLCNGFFMILAAVVSGVYDDGATLDITLAAVVTMLVGVLAMFYTRNHKKEVKRKEGYIIVTFGWLVMSASGMLPYLFSGAIPDVTNAFFETMSGYTTTGASVVDDIEVLPEGILLWRSLTHWIGGMGIIVLAIAILPLLGIGGMQLFAAEAPGPSGDKLHPRITDTAKRLWLIYFSYTVAETLLLKLAGMSFFDAVNHSLATLSTGGFSTKNASMAYWNDQPLIQYIVILFMFLAGSNFVLSYYAFKGKVQKVIMDEEFKFYSIFIFCFTIVASLVVYFQANVPMSNFHPMVLGEGESAFRHTLFQVVSVITTTGFVTADFTSWTPFLTIFFFGLFFLGGSAGSTAGGIKVMRHLLIIKNGLLEFKRTLHTNAVIPVRYNNKTVPEHIVYNIIAFFVLYMLLFIIGSLVLGALGLDFESAIGGAASSLGNVGPALGTLNPLVNFNSLPALGKWWCGFLMLLGRLELFTVLILFSPYFWKRT; encoded by the coding sequence ATGGGCTTAAATTCGAAAATTATCTTTCACCTCATGGGATTGCTATTACTTTGTAATGGTTTTTTTATGATTTTGGCTGCAGTGGTAAGTGGAGTCTATGATGATGGGGCTACCTTGGATATTACCCTTGCGGCAGTGGTTACGATGCTTGTTGGTGTTTTGGCCATGTTCTATACGCGAAACCACAAAAAAGAGGTTAAGCGAAAGGAAGGATACATCATTGTTACTTTTGGTTGGTTGGTCATGTCCGCCTCGGGGATGTTGCCCTATCTTTTTTCAGGGGCCATTCCAGACGTCACCAATGCCTTTTTTGAGACTATGTCCGGGTATACCACTACTGGTGCTTCGGTGGTGGACGATATAGAGGTTTTACCGGAAGGGATCCTATTGTGGAGGAGTTTAACCCATTGGATAGGTGGGATGGGGATTATAGTTCTTGCAATTGCTATTTTGCCTTTATTGGGTATTGGGGGAATGCAATTGTTTGCCGCTGAGGCTCCTGGGCCAAGTGGGGACAAATTACATCCAAGGATTACGGATACAGCCAAGCGACTTTGGTTGATTTACTTTAGCTATACCGTGGCCGAGACCCTATTGTTGAAATTGGCCGGAATGTCCTTTTTTGATGCAGTAAACCATTCTTTGGCAACCCTTTCCACTGGAGGTTTTTCTACCAAAAACGCCAGTATGGCTTATTGGAACGATCAACCTTTAATACAATATATTGTTATTTTGTTCATGTTTTTAGCCGGTAGCAACTTCGTATTAAGCTATTATGCCTTTAAGGGCAAGGTGCAAAAAGTGATAATGGATGAGGAATTTAAATTCTATTCCATTTTTATTTTTTGCTTTACCATAGTGGCCAGTTTGGTTGTTTATTTTCAGGCCAATGTACCGATGTCCAATTTTCATCCTATGGTTTTGGGAGAGGGGGAAAGTGCCTTTAGACATACCTTGTTTCAAGTGGTCTCGGTTATTACGACAACAGGCTTTGTTACTGCCGATTTTACTTCCTGGACGCCTTTTTTGACCATATTCTTTTTTGGACTGTTTTTCCTTGGGGGTTCTGCTGGTTCAACCGCAGGGGGCATCAAGGTGATGAGGCATTTGCTAATTATCAAAAATGGCCTGTTGGAATTTAAGCGTACACTGCATACCAATGCCGTTATTCCTGTTCGCTATAATAACAAGACGGTACCCGAACACATCGTGTACAATATAATTGCATTTTTTGTACTCTATATGTTGTTATTTATCATTGGATCCTTGGTGCTTGGTGCACTGGGGTTGGACTTTGAAAGTGCCATTGGGGGGGCAGCCTCCTCACTGGGGAATGTAGGTCCGGCCTTGGGTACTTTAAATCCGTTGGTCAATTTTAATAGCCTTCCGGCCCTGGGGAAATGGTGGTGTGGTTTTCTAATGCTCTTGGGTAGGTTGGAGCTATTCACAGTATTGATTCTGTTTTCTCCCTATTTTTGGAAGCGTACTTAG
- the rsmG gene encoding 16S rRNA (guanine(527)-N(7))-methyltransferase RsmG yields MDYTIIYKYFPDLTDLQKQQIEKLQHLYQDWNVKINVVSRKDIDELYLRHVLHSLAIAKFQKFNPGAEVLDVGTGGGFPGIPLAILYPETHFTLVDAIGKKIKVVQEVVAGLEIENVTAVNSRVEEIKGQFDFIVSRAVAAMPTFTHWVKGKIKKKSEHERKNGILYLKGGDLEEELKEYRTVEVYDLSAIFEEEFFETKKLVYLPVKFKG; encoded by the coding sequence ATGGACTACACAATCATTTATAAATATTTTCCAGATTTAACGGATTTGCAGAAACAGCAAATTGAAAAATTGCAACATTTGTACCAGGATTGGAACGTAAAGATAAATGTAGTCTCCAGAAAGGATATAGATGAGCTGTATTTGCGACATGTGCTCCATTCATTGGCAATTGCCAAGTTTCAAAAATTTAATCCCGGGGCGGAAGTTTTGGATGTAGGAACCGGAGGTGGGTTTCCTGGGATTCCCTTGGCCATTTTATATCCCGAGACCCATTTTACACTGGTTGATGCCATTGGAAAAAAGATCAAAGTAGTTCAGGAAGTTGTTGCGGGATTGGAAATTGAAAATGTCACCGCGGTTAATTCGAGAGTTGAAGAGATTAAGGGGCAGTTCGATTTTATTGTTAGTAGGGCAGTAGCGGCAATGCCGACATTTACACATTGGGTGAAAGGGAAAATAAAAAAGAAATCCGAACACGAACGTAAGAATGGAATCCTCTATTTAAAAGGAGGGGATCTTGAAGAAGAATTAAAGGAATACCGTACCGTTGAAGTCTATGATCTTTCGGCAATATTTGAAGAGGAATTCTTTGAAACCAAAAAATTGGTTTACTTACCCGTAAAATTTAAGGGCTAA
- a CDS encoding fatty acid desaturase family protein yields MDNKPIRFSRKDSAQFFKTLNKRVNDYFKENNLKKTGNWKLHLKTAVMFALFLAPYFLILTLGLPNWANLLLTITMGVGMAGVGMNVMHDGNHGSYSNKKWVNKLMGGSIYILAGNVYNWQVQHNVLHHTYTNIHEHDEDLEAGRILRFSKHAKWHRFHKFQHFYSIFLYGLLTFNWAITTDFQQMYRYTKRKLAYGKFPNPFMNWSMLVVTKLIYLTIWIVLPMVFLDIAWWKILLGFFIMHYVAGVILSVVFQLAHVVDEAETPLPEKDGTMKNTWAIHQLFTTVNFGTKNRIVNWFTGGLNHQVEHHIFPNISHIHYTKIAKIVKETANEFNLPYNEYKTTRKAIISHFKHLKELGKKPKFQYQ; encoded by the coding sequence ATGGACAATAAACCCATAAGATTTTCAAGAAAAGACTCAGCACAGTTTTTCAAAACCCTAAATAAGCGCGTTAATGATTATTTCAAGGAAAACAACCTTAAAAAAACAGGGAACTGGAAATTGCACTTAAAAACCGCAGTAATGTTTGCCTTATTTTTGGCCCCCTATTTTCTAATCCTGACCCTAGGGCTTCCAAATTGGGCGAATTTATTGCTCACCATTACTATGGGAGTGGGCATGGCCGGAGTTGGGATGAATGTAATGCACGATGGAAATCACGGTTCCTATTCCAATAAAAAATGGGTAAACAAACTCATGGGCGGAAGTATCTACATCCTGGCTGGTAACGTATACAACTGGCAGGTTCAACACAACGTATTGCACCACACCTACACCAATATCCACGAACACGATGAGGATTTGGAAGCAGGAAGGATCCTGAGGTTTTCAAAGCATGCCAAGTGGCACAGATTCCATAAATTTCAACATTTTTACTCCATCTTCCTTTATGGCCTTCTTACATTTAACTGGGCCATAACAACGGATTTTCAACAGATGTACCGCTATACCAAAAGAAAATTGGCCTATGGCAAGTTCCCTAATCCGTTTATGAACTGGAGTATGCTGGTAGTAACCAAGCTTATATATCTAACCATCTGGATCGTGTTACCCATGGTATTTCTAGATATTGCCTGGTGGAAAATTCTTTTAGGTTTTTTCATAATGCATTATGTTGCAGGAGTAATTCTGAGCGTAGTTTTTCAATTGGCACATGTTGTGGACGAAGCGGAAACGCCACTTCCAGAGAAGGACGGTACCATGAAAAATACTTGGGCCATCCATCAATTGTTCACTACCGTAAACTTTGGTACCAAAAACCGTATAGTAAACTGGTTTACAGGAGGTTTAAATCATCAGGTGGAGCATCATATTTTCCCAAATATTAGTCATATACATTACACAAAAATTGCCAAAATTGTTAAAGAGACTGCAAATGAGTTTAATTTGCCATACAACGAATATAAAACTACAAGAAAAGCTATAATTTCGCACTTCAAACATCTAAAGGAACTGGGCAAAAAACCCAAATTTCAATATCAGTAA
- a CDS encoding transglycosylase domain-containing protein: MIIKGIKNVLAQTWSRFRRLMIYVRQHPFKSLLFAAIAGFCSLFLFFLVIYLGAFGKLPTKAYLKSLKNPVTSTIYASNKEPIGYYYLQNRSNADSSQIKPPLIQALVATEDSRFYEHRGIDYKSYARVLIKSIILQQNAGGGSTITQQVAKNLFGREQQFFLSTPINKIREIFIARRLESIYDKEDIILLYFNTVSFGENIYGIEKAAFRFFNKAPEELTLHESATLVGLLKAPSYYNPRNFPERAEQRRNVVLSQMLKYDYITPETFEEAQTPLKLNYQTPKKVSSFSAYFKDYVATEFALWAEDNPAPDGHIYDLEADGLNIYTTLNTNIQKYAEAALHRQADNLQKLMDTYWAAATTEGGREVLLQKLVDQNREVQQMRQSGRTEAEIAAFVKEKRKRKYWVIGKGFEEQMQSLEDSIAKSINRLHAGVIAVSSASGRILGYVGGIDYGFSQIDNVVTPRQVGSTFKPITYLAALQAGEDPCNYYDNNLITYSKYEDWRPRNSNNKYGGSYSMHGALANSINTVSVTLQLRTGTERVLDQAKKMGIGSELPNVPSIVLGTADISLLEMVTAYASISNGGNNVKPYAIDRIEDEQGNVLFEAKPRYEGRVASTENIKALQKMMEGVIREGTGSRLLGYEIPFNIIGKTGTTQNNGDGWFIACSPELVVGSWVGTFDKRVQFASTSMGSGANTALPIVASILKNLSYWKRPLLTNFKYDFDYFPCRPFVESNAAEAYEFAQTDSTYLQELRIKDTLAILQDKPIEIDSIQGIFPGEMPLDSIVKDSLAIDIDISKTNIE; the protein is encoded by the coding sequence ATGATAATTAAAGGCATAAAAAATGTTTTGGCGCAAACCTGGTCAAGGTTCCGTAGATTAATGATCTATGTTAGGCAACATCCCTTTAAATCATTGCTATTTGCAGCTATTGCGGGATTTTGTAGTCTGTTTTTATTTTTCCTGGTTATTTACCTAGGTGCTTTTGGGAAATTACCGACCAAAGCTTATTTAAAAAGCCTAAAAAACCCTGTTACCTCTACAATCTATGCCTCCAATAAAGAGCCAATAGGGTATTATTATCTTCAAAACAGATCAAATGCCGATAGTTCGCAAATAAAACCCCCTTTAATACAGGCACTTGTAGCCACGGAGGATTCAAGGTTCTATGAGCATAGGGGAATAGACTACAAAAGTTATGCACGGGTATTGATAAAATCCATCATTTTGCAACAAAATGCAGGAGGAGGTAGTACCATTACCCAACAGGTGGCCAAAAATTTGTTTGGGAGGGAGCAACAGTTCTTTCTTTCTACACCAATCAATAAAATTAGGGAGATATTCATTGCAAGAAGACTGGAAAGTATTTACGATAAGGAGGATATTATATTGCTGTACTTCAACACAGTTTCCTTTGGCGAAAATATCTACGGTATTGAAAAGGCGGCATTTCGTTTTTTTAATAAGGCGCCAGAGGAATTAACCTTGCACGAAAGCGCTACCTTGGTTGGCCTACTAAAGGCCCCATCCTATTATAATCCAAGAAATTTTCCGGAACGGGCCGAACAGAGACGGAATGTGGTTCTGTCGCAAATGCTTAAATACGATTATATCACCCCTGAAACTTTTGAAGAGGCCCAGACTCCCTTAAAATTAAATTATCAAACACCAAAGAAAGTGTCTTCTTTTTCTGCATACTTCAAGGATTATGTAGCAACGGAGTTTGCTTTGTGGGCTGAGGACAACCCTGCGCCGGATGGTCATATCTATGATTTGGAGGCGGACGGGTTAAACATTTATACCACCTTAAATACCAACATACAGAAATATGCCGAAGCTGCCCTGCATAGACAGGCGGACAATCTTCAGAAACTTATGGATACCTATTGGGCGGCAGCAACCACCGAGGGAGGTAGGGAAGTGCTTCTTCAAAAGTTGGTGGATCAAAATAGGGAGGTACAGCAAATGCGACAAAGTGGTAGGACCGAGGCGGAAATAGCAGCCTTTGTCAAGGAAAAGCGGAAGAGAAAATACTGGGTAATCGGCAAGGGATTTGAAGAGCAAATGCAATCTTTGGAAGATTCTATCGCAAAAAGTATCAATAGATTACATGCTGGGGTTATAGCTGTTAGCAGTGCTTCTGGGCGGATATTGGGCTATGTAGGTGGTATCGATTACGGATTTAGCCAAATAGACAATGTTGTTACGCCTAGACAGGTCGGATCTACTTTTAAGCCTATTACCTATTTGGCTGCTTTGCAGGCAGGGGAGGACCCTTGTAACTATTATGACAATAATCTAATCACATATTCCAAATACGAGGATTGGAGACCCCGAAATTCCAATAATAAGTACGGTGGCAGTTATTCTATGCATGGTGCATTGGCAAATTCCATTAATACGGTTTCGGTAACCCTGCAACTAAGAACGGGAACGGAGAGGGTCTTGGACCAGGCAAAGAAAATGGGTATAGGATCGGAACTTCCGAATGTCCCATCCATCGTATTGGGTACGGCCGATATCAGTTTGTTGGAAATGGTAACAGCATATGCCAGTATTTCCAATGGTGGAAACAATGTAAAACCTTATGCTATTGATCGTATAGAAGATGAACAGGGCAATGTTTTGTTTGAAGCAAAACCGAGGTACGAAGGAAGGGTGGCGAGCACCGAAAATATTAAGGCCTTGCAGAAAATGATGGAAGGTGTTATTAGGGAAGGCACTGGGTCGCGTTTATTGGGTTATGAGATTCCTTTTAATATTATTGGAAAGACCGGAACTACCCAGAATAATGGCGATGGCTGGTTTATTGCTTGTTCACCAGAGCTGGTTGTCGGTTCTTGGGTGGGCACCTTTGACAAACGGGTGCAATTTGCGTCTACCAGTATGGGGTCTGGTGCCAATACTGCCCTGCCAATTGTAGCCTCTATATTAAAGAATTTGAGTTATTGGAAAAGACCTTTGCTCACTAATTTTAAGTACGATTTTGATTATTTTCCCTGCAGGCCTTTTGTGGAATCCAATGCAGCCGAGGCTTATGAGTTTGCTCAAACCGATTCTACCTATTTACAGGAATTGCGAATTAAGGATACCCTTGCCATTCTACAAGATAAACCCATAGAAATTGACAGCATTCAGGGAATATTTCCAGGAGAGATGCCCCTGGATTCTATTGTAAAGGACAGCCTTGCTATCGACATCGATATTTCCAAAACAAATATTGAATAA
- the pruA gene encoding L-glutamate gamma-semialdehyde dehydrogenase, with amino-acid sequence MGKGFFQVPTAYNEPIKSYAPGTPEREEVLKQYSVYFNGNADIPMYIGGKDIKTGNTRTISPPHDHQHIVGQYHTASKEDVSNAVSNALEARKKWADLEWEQRAAIFLKAAELISGPYRAKINAATMIAQSKNIHQAEIDSACELIDFLRFNVEYMSQIYEEQPDSAEGIWNRVEYRPLEGFIYAITPFNFTAIAGNLPASAAMMGNVVLWKPSDSQVFSAKVIVDIFKEAGLPDGVINVVYGDPVMITKVALDSPDFAGIHYTGSTHVFKELWKQIGNNIHKYKTYPRIVGETGGKDFIIAHPTANTKQVATAIVRGAFEFQGQKCSAASRVYLPKSTSKEILEYVKADVESFNKPGSPEDMGNFITAVIHEASFDKLAKYIDQAKKDKNAEIYVGGNYDKSKGYFIEPTVIVTTDPKYTTMETELFGPVVTIYVYEDKDWSKTLTLVDSTSEYALTGAVLSGDRYSIAEATKALQNCAGNFYINDKPTGAVVGQQPFGGARASGTNDKAGSAQNLLRWVSPRLIKETFVTPVDYRYPFLG; translated from the coding sequence ATGGGCAAAGGATTTTTTCAAGTCCCCACGGCATACAACGAACCTATTAAAAGTTATGCCCCGGGCACTCCAGAGCGGGAAGAAGTACTAAAGCAATACAGTGTCTATTTCAATGGCAACGCAGACATTCCAATGTACATTGGCGGAAAAGATATTAAAACTGGAAACACCAGAACTATTTCCCCTCCCCACGACCATCAGCACATAGTTGGCCAGTACCATACTGCCAGCAAGGAAGATGTATCCAATGCTGTATCCAACGCTTTGGAAGCTAGGAAAAAATGGGCAGATTTGGAGTGGGAACAACGCGCTGCCATATTCCTAAAGGCCGCTGAATTGATTTCGGGACCATATAGGGCAAAGATCAATGCCGCAACTATGATTGCGCAGTCAAAAAATATACATCAGGCCGAAATTGATTCTGCCTGTGAACTTATAGATTTCCTTCGTTTCAACGTTGAATATATGTCGCAGATCTACGAGGAACAGCCAGATTCTGCGGAAGGTATTTGGAACAGGGTGGAATACCGACCTTTGGAAGGCTTCATCTACGCCATAACCCCATTTAATTTCACTGCAATTGCTGGAAACCTTCCAGCAAGTGCGGCAATGATGGGAAATGTGGTATTATGGAAACCTAGTGATAGTCAGGTGTTTTCTGCCAAGGTAATCGTGGATATCTTTAAGGAAGCCGGACTACCCGATGGCGTTATCAATGTGGTTTACGGAGATCCTGTAATGATTACAAAAGTAGCTTTGGACAGTCCGGATTTCGCCGGAATCCACTACACAGGATCCACCCATGTATTTAAGGAATTGTGGAAACAAATTGGAAACAATATCCACAAATACAAAACCTATCCTAGGATTGTAGGTGAAACTGGGGGCAAGGATTTTATAATTGCACACCCTACCGCCAACACAAAACAGGTTGCAACTGCCATTGTGAGGGGAGCTTTTGAATTCCAAGGCCAGAAATGTAGTGCGGCCTCCAGGGTTTATCTTCCAAAATCCACATCCAAGGAAATATTGGAATACGTAAAGGCTGATGTAGAATCATTCAACAAACCTGGTTCTCCCGAGGATATGGGCAACTTTATTACGGCGGTTATCCATGAAGCTTCTTTTGACAAATTGGCAAAGTACATTGACCAGGCCAAAAAGGACAAGAATGCCGAAATTTATGTGGGCGGAAATTATGACAAATCCAAGGGCTACTTTATAGAGCCTACCGTGATAGTAACCACCGACCCAAAATATACCACTATGGAAACCGAACTTTTCGGCCCTGTAGTCACTATTTACGTGTATGAGGACAAGGATTGGTCCAAAACGCTTACCTTGGTAGATAGCACATCCGAATACGCCCTTACGGGTGCCGTACTCTCTGGGGATCGTTATTCTATTGCTGAAGCAACCAAAGCATTACAGAACTGTGCCGGCAACTTTTATATTAATGACAAACCTACAGGTGCCGTTGTAGGACAGCAACCATTTGGTGGTGCACGAGCTTCCGGCACCAATGACAAGGCTGGTTCCGCACAAAACCTTTTGCGTTGGGTTTCCCCTAGGCTTATAAAGGAAACTTTTGTTACTCCAGTAGATTATAGATATCCATTCCTGGGATAA
- the apaG gene encoding Co2+/Mg2+ efflux protein ApaG produces MITQVTKGIKISVNTSFEGTFFKNYKMHFAFGYTITIENQSKDSVQLTSRHWQIYDSLNELEVLDGEGVIGKKPVIKPGESHTYSSGCLLASTIGAMKGHYNMVGINNPEKFRVYIPTFKFSAPFALN; encoded by the coding sequence ATGATAACACAGGTAACAAAAGGCATTAAAATTTCGGTAAACACCAGTTTTGAAGGAACTTTCTTCAAGAACTACAAAATGCATTTTGCTTTCGGCTATACCATAACCATAGAAAACCAAAGCAAGGATTCGGTACAATTGACATCACGTCATTGGCAGATTTATGATTCCTTGAATGAATTGGAAGTATTGGACGGCGAAGGGGTAATTGGCAAAAAGCCGGTTATCAAACCCGGTGAATCCCATACCTACAGTTCCGGATGCCTTTTGGCTTCCACTATTGGGGCCATGAAGGGCCATTACAATATGGTAGGCATAAATAATCCCGAGAAATTCAGGGTGTACATTCCCACATTTAAGTTTAGTGCTCCATTTGCACTAAATTAA
- a CDS encoding pyridoxal phosphate-dependent aminotransferase, which translates to MKNHLSDRINSMSTSATLAMAAKARELKNEGKDIIGLSLGEPDFNIPDFIKEAAKEAIDQNYSSYSPVDGYADLKQAIANKFKRDNGLTYGLNQIVVSTGAKQSLANIAMVMLNDGDEVILPAPYWVSYSDIVKLAQGVPVEVPTSIDTDFKMTPEQLEKAITPKTKMMWFSSPCNPSGSVYNQEELEGLAKVLRKHPNIFVVSDEIYEHINFRGGHVSIANIEGMYDRTITVNGVSKAFAMTGWRIGYIGGPDWIAKACTKFQGQITSGANSIAQRATIAALNAPISSIKFMIDEFHKRRDLVLELLGEIKGFNLNVPEGAFYVFPDISSFFGKTINGTLINNASDFALYLLEKANVATVTGEAFGNDNCIRISYAASEKELREAMARIKAVL; encoded by the coding sequence ATGAAGAACCATTTATCCGATAGGATCAATTCCATGTCCACCTCGGCCACATTGGCTATGGCCGCTAAAGCCAGAGAATTAAAAAATGAAGGTAAAGACATCATTGGCTTAAGTCTTGGGGAACCTGACTTTAATATCCCTGATTTCATCAAGGAAGCCGCCAAAGAGGCCATAGACCAAAATTACAGCAGTTATTCCCCTGTGGATGGCTATGCCGATTTAAAGCAAGCCATTGCCAATAAATTTAAACGGGACAATGGACTTACTTACGGCCTTAACCAGATTGTAGTCTCTACAGGAGCTAAACAATCCTTGGCAAATATTGCCATGGTTATGCTCAATGATGGTGACGAGGTTATTCTACCAGCTCCTTATTGGGTAAGTTATAGCGATATTGTGAAATTGGCCCAAGGTGTGCCCGTAGAAGTACCTACAAGCATTGACACCGATTTTAAGATGACTCCGGAACAATTGGAGAAGGCCATTACGCCTAAGACCAAAATGATGTGGTTCAGCTCTCCATGTAATCCAAGTGGATCTGTTTACAACCAGGAAGAGTTGGAAGGTTTGGCCAAAGTATTGAGAAAGCATCCCAACATTTTTGTGGTATCGGATGAAATATATGAACATATCAATTTTAGAGGAGGACATGTAAGTATTGCCAATATAGAAGGCATGTACGATCGAACCATTACGGTAAACGGTGTTTCCAAGGCATTTGCTATGACCGGATGGCGTATTGGATATATAGGAGGTCCGGATTGGATTGCCAAGGCCTGTACCAAATTTCAGGGCCAGATTACCAGTGGTGCCAATTCTATTGCCCAACGTGCAACCATAGCTGCTCTCAATGCCCCAATTTCCTCCATTAAATTTATGATCGACGAATTCCATAAGAGACGCGATCTTGTCTTGGAACTATTGGGAGAAATAAAAGGATTTAACCTTAATGTCCCTGAGGGAGCATTTTATGTATTTCCCGATATCTCCAGCTTCTTTGGAAAAACAATTAACGGTACATTGATCAATAATGCTTCCGATTTTGCGCTTTACCTTTTGGAAAAGGCAAATGTAGCTACAGTAACCGGTGAAGCTTTTGGAAATGATAATTGCATACGTATTTCCTACGCGGCTTCAGAGAAGGAACTAAGGGAAGCAATGGCCAGAATAAAGGCAGTCTTATAA